The proteins below are encoded in one region of Nilaparvata lugens isolate BPH chromosome X, ASM1435652v1, whole genome shotgun sequence:
- the LOC111053762 gene encoding mitochondrial fission process protein 1, with amino-acid sequence MEPAKEIDIYRDTPLRLLGYANELAEALRPVIHRYVLRTGYGVATLYMFADVADKSYAKAESCKPGDKHWIGTAIDVGIWQSLASLIVPSVFINRFGAASRYLMLRTTKLPVNRVTRISVFLSLATIPLIVKPIDKSVDLVMDTFIRDALGTKDD; translated from the exons ATACACCTTTGAGGCTGCTGG GCTATGCGAATGAGTTAGCTGAAGCTTTGCGGCCTGTCATACATCGTTATGTCCTGAGAACAGGCTATGGTGTGGCAACTTTATACATGTTTGCTGATGTGGCTGATAAATCTTACGCTAAAGCTGAG aGTTGCAAACCAGGTGACAAGCATTGGATTGGCACTGCAATCGACGTGGGTATCTGGCAGAGTCTTGCATCTCTGATTGTACCGAGCGTATTTATAAATAGATTCGGCGCAGCCAGTCGTTACCTGATGCTAAGGACAACCAAATTACCTGTAAATAGAGTTACAAGGATTAGCGTGTTCCTATCATTGGCCACCATTCCTCTAATCGTCAAACCTATCGATAAATCCGTTGACTTAGTGATGGATACATTTATAAGAGATGCTCTGGGAACGAAAGACGACTGA
- the LOC111053759 gene encoding U6 snRNA-associated Sm-like protein LSm3, with translation MAEEGEMIPAITVKEPLDLIRLSLDERIFVKMRNDRELRGRLHAYDQHLNMVLGDAEETVTSVEIDEETYEEVYKSTKRNIPMLFVRGDGVILVSPPVRAAP, from the exons ATGGCAGAAGAGGGTGAAATG ATTCCAGCAATAACTGTCAAGGAACCTTTGGATTTGATCAGGCTGAGTCTTGATGAAAGAATctttgtgaaaatgagaaacGATAGGGAACTAAGAGGAAGGCTTCAT GCCTATGATCAGCATTTGAACATGGTACTGGGCGACGCCGAAGAAACAGTTACTTCGGTTGAAATAGATGAAGAAACCTATGAAGAAGTTTACAAATCGACTAAGAGAAATATTCCCATGTTGTTTGTGCGCGGAGACGGTGTGATCCTAGTTTCTCCTCCTGTTCGAGCAGCACCATAA